The following DNA comes from Azotosporobacter soli.
TAGGCGTGTGGTTCCGGAAAGCTTATAGCTATAAGTAGAAAAGAAAAGCCTCCTTTGCTAGAATAAATGCAGGTTTGCCGACCGCATAAACTAACAAAGGAGGAGTATCCAAAATGGATAACAGCAGTTTAGCACACACAAAATGGAAATGCAAATACCATATAGTTTTCGCACCGAAATACAGAAGACAAATCATATATGGGAAAATAAAAAGTGATATCGGAGTTATACTGAGAAAGCTATGCGAACATAAAGGTGTTGAAATTATAGAAGCAAGTGCTTGCCCGGATCACGTTCACATGTTGGTAAGCATACCGCCGAAAATAAGCGTGTCAAGTTTTGTGGGGTATCTAAAAGGAAAGAGTTCATTAATGATATTTGATAGGCATGCGAACTTGAAATATCGATATGGCAATCGACAGTTTTGGTGTAAAGGATACTATGTAGATACAGTAGGTCGA
Coding sequences within:
- the tnpA gene encoding IS200/IS605 family transposase, which produces MDNSSLAHTKWKCKYHIVFAPKYRRQIIYGKIKSDIGVILRKLCEHKGVEIIEASACPDHVHMLVSIPPKISVSSFVGYLKGKSSLMIFDRHANLKYRYGNRQFWCKGYYVDTVGRNKKAIEEYIKNQLKDDVIAEQLTLKELVDPFTGEPAKKSK